Proteins encoded by one window of uncultured Celeribacter sp.:
- the aroB gene encoding 3-dehydroquinate synthase has protein sequence MTYQAQFATVHVPLGDRAYDVRIGEGLVAEAGAHIAPLLGKKKKVFVLTDETVAGLHLDALRAGLSASGIDMVALALPAGESTKAWPQFTRAVEWLLEEKCERRDIVVAFGGGVIGDLAGFAASVLRRGGRFVQIPTTLLAQVDSSVGGKTGINAPQGKNLIGAFHQPSLVLADISILGTLTARDFLAGYGEVQKYGLLGDEAFFEWLESNGPALAAGDLALRAEAVRRSVQMKADIVERDETEQGDRALLNLGHTFCHVLESATGYSDRLLHGEGVAIGCALAFELSARLGLCSQEAPSRVREHLKAMGMKCDLSDIEGDLPSAEELVDLMAQDKKVVDGQLRFILARGIGSAFVTADVPREAVLKLLKDAL, from the coding sequence ATGACCTATCAGGCTCAATTCGCGACCGTTCATGTGCCTTTGGGAGATCGCGCCTATGATGTGCGGATCGGGGAGGGGCTTGTGGCCGAGGCGGGCGCCCATATCGCGCCGCTTTTGGGTAAGAAGAAAAAGGTCTTTGTGCTGACCGATGAAACCGTCGCCGGGCTGCATCTCGACGCCCTGCGTGCGGGGCTCTCGGCGTCTGGCATCGACATGGTGGCGCTGGCGCTTCCAGCAGGCGAAAGCACCAAGGCCTGGCCGCAATTCACCCGGGCGGTCGAATGGCTTTTGGAAGAGAAATGCGAGCGCCGCGACATCGTTGTGGCCTTTGGTGGCGGTGTGATCGGCGACCTGGCAGGCTTTGCCGCCTCCGTGCTGCGCCGGGGGGGGCGGTTTGTGCAAATCCCGACGACGCTTTTGGCCCAGGTCGACAGTTCGGTCGGGGGAAAAACCGGCATCAACGCGCCGCAGGGCAAGAACCTGATCGGCGCCTTTCATCAGCCTTCTCTGGTGCTTGCCGATATTTCCATTCTCGGCACGCTGACCGCGCGTGACTTCCTTGCGGGTTACGGCGAGGTGCAGAAATACGGGCTTTTGGGCGACGAGGCGTTCTTTGAATGGCTCGAATCCAACGGCCCCGCACTGGCCGCCGGTGATCTCGCGCTGCGGGCCGAGGCGGTGCGGCGGTCGGTGCAGATGAAGGCCGACATCGTCGAACGTGACGAGACCGAACAGGGCGACCGCGCGCTTTTGAACCTCGGGCATACGTTCTGCCATGTGCTGGAATCCGCGACCGGCTATTCCGACCGGTTGCTGCATGGTGAAGGCGTGGCCATCGGTTGCGCTTTGGCGTTTGAACTGTCGGCGCGTCTGGGGCTTTGTTCGCAAGAGGCGCCTTCGCGTGTGCGCGAACATCTCAAAGCCATGGGGATGAAATGCGATCTCTCTGATATTGAGGGCGATTTGCCCTCCGCCGAAGAGCTTGTCGATCTCATGGCGCAGGACAAGAAAGTCGTTGATGGCCAGCTGCGTTTCATCCTGGCCCGCGGCATCGGGTCGGCTTTTGTGACCGCAGATGTTCCGCGTGAGGCGGTTCTCAAGCTGTTGAAAGATGCGCTTTAA
- a CDS encoding GGDEF domain-containing protein, producing the protein MWAMQANLEHALERDALTGCYNRRAFMRLIRGDVPVSSGALLFVDIDHFKKINDRHGHIVGDKVLVAVVEAMREVLKGQGQIYRIGGEEFALLMPNTPIELAAMIAERMRRHTSQQAMPVEAGEADREAQGTLRTTVTASIGVEKFSSGEEIEAALSRADNHLYRAKQAGRDRVMSSMSATYDGPARSETSRFSRERPEDHSADRESVLR; encoded by the coding sequence ATGTGGGCTATGCAGGCCAATCTCGAACATGCGCTAGAGCGTGACGCCTTGACCGGTTGCTACAATCGCCGGGCCTTTATGCGGCTGATCCGTGGCGATGTGCCTGTGAGCAGCGGCGCCTTGTTGTTCGTCGACATCGATCATTTCAAAAAGATCAACGACCGCCACGGCCATATCGTCGGGGACAAGGTGTTGGTCGCCGTGGTCGAGGCGATGCGCGAGGTGTTGAAGGGGCAGGGTCAGATCTACCGCATCGGAGGCGAGGAATTCGCGCTTTTGATGCCCAACACTCCCATTGAACTGGCTGCCATGATCGCGGAACGGATGCGTCGCCATACCAGCCAGCAGGCCATGCCCGTCGAGGCGGGTGAGGCAGACAGAGAGGCACAAGGCACACTGCGGACCACGGTGACCGCCTCGATCGGAGTCGAGAAATTCAGCTCAGGCGAAGAGATTGAAGCCGCCCTGTCACGGGCGGACAATCATCTCTACCGGGCCAAACAAGCCGGGCGGGACCGCGTGATGTCCTCAATGTCCGCCACCTATGACGGTCCCGCGCGCAGTGAAACCTCGCGCTTTAGCCGCGAACGACCAGAAGATCACAGCGCGGATCGCGAATCTGTGCTTCGGTAA
- a CDS encoding universal stress protein, which produces MIKRILVASDLSSRSDRAVERAVQLAGQHGAKIVVMTVIDDDLPSTVVAQMRQTAEETMRAVLTSAHAPEDAEITVETGEPVRTITEMTDTIGADLVVLGVHRPRPFWDMFAGTTMERLVRALNCPVLLVRDPVTAPYRSVLCGIDLSPSCLAAGRTAMALAPEAKITTFHAVHVPYRGLIARNESAKHLAPFVKEAQAHLDGWWEAADLPEGLPKPEISAASVNDVFTTALADSGADLFALGAHGRMPLSPSLLGGFTEAQIRDPRCDLLVVRG; this is translated from the coding sequence ATGATCAAACGTATTCTCGTGGCCAGCGACCTGTCATCGCGGTCTGACCGTGCCGTGGAGCGCGCGGTGCAATTGGCGGGCCAACATGGGGCGAAAATCGTGGTCATGACTGTGATCGACGACGATTTGCCCTCGACGGTCGTGGCGCAAATGCGCCAGACGGCCGAAGAGACGATGCGCGCCGTGCTCACCTCGGCCCATGCGCCCGAGGATGCGGAGATCACCGTGGAGACCGGCGAGCCGGTGCGCACCATCACTGAGATGACCGACACGATCGGCGCCGATCTGGTGGTCTTGGGCGTCCACCGTCCGCGGCCGTTTTGGGACATGTTTGCAGGCACCACGATGGAACGTCTGGTGCGCGCCTTGAATTGCCCCGTGCTTTTGGTGCGTGACCCGGTGACCGCCCCCTATCGCTCGGTCCTGTGTGGCATAGATTTGTCGCCATCCTGTCTTGCGGCGGGGCGGACGGCCATGGCGCTTGCGCCCGAGGCCAAGATCACCACGTTTCACGCGGTCCATGTGCCCTATCGCGGGCTGATCGCCCGGAATGAGAGCGCAAAACACCTCGCGCCCTTTGTCAAAGAGGCTCAGGCCCATCTCGACGGCTGGTGGGAGGCGGCGGACCTTCCCGAAGGTCTGCCGAAACCCGAGATCAGCGCCGCAAGTGTGAACGATGTGTTCACCACCGCTCTGGCTGACAGCGGAGCCGATCTTTTCGCGCTTGGCGCCCATGGCCGCATGCCTTTGTCGCCCAGCCTGCTTGGTGGGTTTACCGAAGCACAGATTCGCGATCCGCGCTGTGATCTTCTGGTCGTTCGCGGCTAA
- the ssb gene encoding single-stranded DNA-binding protein encodes MAGSVNKVILVGNLGADPEVRTFQNGGKVCNLRVATSESWKDRNTGERRDRTQWHTVAIFSEPLARTAEQYLRKGSKVYLEGQLETRKWQDQNGQDRYSTEVVLRPYTSTMVMLDGRSGGGDGGGYGGGQGGGGGYGGGYDQGPSGGYDDGGYGGGSQGGGSGGGSRPSLDDDEIPF; translated from the coding sequence ATGGCCGGGTCCGTGAACAAAGTCATCCTCGTGGGCAATCTGGGCGCCGACCCGGAAGTGCGCACTTTCCAGAACGGCGGCAAGGTCTGCAACCTGCGCGTGGCCACCTCGGAGAGCTGGAAAGACCGCAACACCGGCGAGCGCCGCGACCGCACGCAATGGCACACGGTGGCGATTTTCTCCGAACCTCTGGCGCGCACCGCAGAGCAATATCTGCGCAAAGGCTCCAAAGTTTACCTCGAAGGCCAGCTCGAGACCCGCAAATGGCAGGATCAAAACGGTCAGGATCGCTATTCGACCGAAGTCGTTCTGCGCCCCTACACCTCGACCATGGTGATGCTCGACGGTCGCTCTGGCGGCGGTGACGGCGGTGGCTATGGCGGCGGCCAAGGCGGCGGTGGCGGCTACGGCGGTGGCTATGACCAAGGCCCGTCGGGGGGCTACGATGACGGCGGTTACGGCGGCGGTTCGCAGGGCGGTGGCTCTGGCGGCGGCTCGCGCCCGTCCCTGGATGACGACGAAATCCCATTCTAA
- a CDS encoding lytic transglycosylase domain-containing protein → MRAGLGVSAVKRRESGVRFHVLLSGVIAGLLGAAGLVPSEAGAEDIFSTRNRMAIFDSQLSVLDGRAADQYSNSVTYQPERFGGDTGTARYSGAYKGQWLPVAEKMANKHGIPSDLFLRLVQQESGWNPTIRSPKGATGLAQLMPETARQLGVNINDPHQNLEGGARYLRMMYNRFGNWRLALAAYNAGPFAVEKYDGIPPYKETMNYVRIIYGS, encoded by the coding sequence ATGCGTGCAGGGCTTGGGGTTTCGGCGGTCAAACGTCGGGAGAGCGGTGTTCGTTTTCATGTTTTGCTATCGGGTGTGATCGCGGGGCTCTTGGGCGCTGCGGGTCTCGTCCCGTCAGAAGCCGGGGCCGAGGATATTTTCTCCACCCGCAACCGCATGGCGATCTTTGACTCGCAGCTCTCCGTCCTCGATGGCCGTGCCGCCGATCAATATTCCAATTCCGTAACCTATCAGCCCGAACGTTTTGGTGGCGACACCGGCACCGCGCGCTACTCTGGCGCTTACAAAGGCCAATGGCTGCCCGTGGCCGAGAAAATGGCCAACAAACACGGCATTCCGTCCGATCTCTTCCTGCGCCTCGTGCAGCAGGAGAGCGGCTGGAACCCGACCATTCGCAGCCCGAAAGGTGCCACAGGTCTGGCACAACTCATGCCAGAGACGGCGCGTCAACTGGGCGTGAACATCAACGATCCGCATCAGAACCTCGAAGGCGGCGCGCGCTATCTGCGGATGATGTACAACCGCTTCGGCAACTGGCGTCTGGCGCTTGCGGCCTATAACGCCGGACCTTTCGCGGTCGAGAAATACGACGGCATTCCACCCTATAAAGAGACGATGAATTACGTGCGGATCATTTACGGGTCGTAA